The proteins below are encoded in one region of Akkermansiaceae bacterium:
- a CDS encoding UDP-N-acetylmuramoyl-L-alanyl-D-glutamate--2,6-diaminopimelate ligase, producing the protein MNLRQLINCLEKATVSGDLDKDVTGLTSDSREVAPGSVFVAVRGSDADGQQYIPQALEKGACAIVSEVAPPETHRDDVCWAHVPDARAAVAALACEWNAHPSAAMKVVGITGTNGKTTTAFITHAVMESVWMRAGLLGTVQVNDGVSVRPATHTTPGPVELQSILRTMADNACRGVAMEISSHALEQKRTDGLQLDVAVFSNLSQDHLDYHGNMNDYFVAKMRLFELLATQQGNKKTTAVVNLDDPYGQRLVEEFKDRLHFITYGHGVHANMRIGRETQNVRGTEFEVKYKEREYLVRTPYIGKFNVFNCTAALAACIAAGIKPRDAVRAFADAPQVPGRMESIGTRDGATVFVDYAHTPDALVNACAALKESKPRRLITVFGCGGDRDATKRPLMGTAASEGSDFCIITSDNPRSEDPAAIIADIEKGMVGKRYQSIPDRMAAIQTAVNLSEEGDIVLIAGKGHEPYQEIAGNRIEFDDRRAAYKAINFKKPLE; encoded by the coding sequence ATGAATTTACGTCAACTCATCAACTGTCTGGAAAAGGCCACCGTCTCCGGTGATCTCGATAAGGATGTCACCGGGCTTACCTCGGATTCCCGTGAGGTCGCTCCAGGTAGCGTGTTTGTCGCCGTCCGCGGTAGCGATGCCGATGGTCAGCAGTATATCCCGCAGGCTCTGGAAAAAGGTGCCTGCGCCATTGTTTCCGAAGTCGCCCCGCCGGAGACACACCGTGATGATGTCTGCTGGGCGCATGTGCCGGATGCGCGCGCTGCGGTGGCGGCACTCGCCTGCGAGTGGAACGCCCACCCGTCGGCCGCGATGAAGGTGGTGGGGATCACCGGGACCAACGGTAAAACCACCACCGCCTTTATTACCCACGCCGTGATGGAAAGCGTCTGGATGCGTGCTGGTTTGTTAGGGACGGTGCAGGTCAATGACGGCGTCAGTGTCAGGCCGGCCACCCACACCACTCCCGGGCCAGTGGAGTTGCAATCGATTCTCCGCACCATGGCTGATAACGCCTGCCGCGGTGTGGCAATGGAAATTTCCTCCCATGCCCTTGAGCAAAAGCGCACCGATGGCCTGCAGTTGGATGTCGCGGTGTTTTCCAACCTCAGCCAGGACCATCTCGATTACCATGGCAATATGAACGACTACTTTGTCGCCAAGATGCGTTTGTTTGAGCTTCTTGCCACCCAGCAGGGGAACAAAAAAACCACCGCGGTAGTGAACCTGGACGATCCCTACGGCCAGCGTCTGGTGGAGGAGTTCAAGGACAGGCTGCACTTCATCACCTATGGCCACGGCGTGCATGCCAACATGCGTATCGGTCGTGAAACCCAGAACGTTCGGGGCACTGAGTTTGAGGTCAAATACAAAGAACGCGAATACCTGGTGCGCACACCCTACATTGGTAAATTCAATGTCTTCAATTGCACGGCGGCTCTCGCGGCCTGTATAGCAGCTGGGATCAAACCGCGTGATGCGGTCCGCGCTTTTGCTGATGCCCCCCAGGTTCCCGGCAGGATGGAGAGTATAGGCACCCGCGATGGAGCTACGGTATTTGTCGATTACGCCCACACTCCCGACGCGCTGGTCAATGCGTGTGCCGCGCTGAAGGAGTCCAAGCCGCGCCGGCTGATCACCGTGTTTGGCTGTGGTGGTGACCGGGATGCGACCAAACGCCCGTTGATGGGCACCGCAGCGTCCGAGGGTAGTGATTTCTGTATCATTACCTCGGATAACCCGCGCTCGGAAGATCCCGCTGCCATTATCGCCGATATCGAAAAAGGCATGGTCGGAAAACGCTACCAGAGTATCCCGGATCGCATGGCTGCCATACAAACTGCTGTCAATCTATCAGAGGAAGGCGACATCGTGCTGATCGCGGGAAAAGGGCACGAACCCTATCAGGAAATCGCCGGAAACCGCATCGAGTTCGACGACCGCAGGGCCGCCTACAAGGCAATCAATTTCAAAAAGCCCCTCGAATAA
- the murF gene encoding UDP-N-acetylmuramoyl-tripeptide--D-alanyl-D-alanine ligase has translation MKPLTVTEIATATGGELVMPAALGGGADVLVTSVSTDTRSLLEGCLFIALRGDHFDGHAFAPAAAKKGAACLMLDELPQAGADLGVPVVVVKDTLIGLQRLAMWYRRQLDVRVIGITGSNGKTSTKDFTASVLTRKFKVNATRGNLNNHIGLPLSVLATEEIDQVCVWEMGMNHAGEIAPLCEIAAPDIGIITNIGTAHIEFLGTREGIAEEKGALARALPEQGTLIVPATCDFVDYLIQRTPAKVIVAGNGRGAVRAEELKMTETGSAFKLCIDGQDDVAVEIPVSGRHMVNNALLAAAAGYSLGMDSAEIAAGLNAAVLTSGRLRRYVSNGITVIDDTYNANPDSVAAAIETLSELPVNNGARRVVVLGMMAELGVHADAEHLRIGRLAAGKNLQVVTVGAGVDKIHQGASELVETAKQFGDADSAAAWLKDFCREGDNVLFKGSRMAGMENVMHRAFPQN, from the coding sequence ATGAAACCGTTGACCGTCACAGAGATAGCCACCGCCACAGGCGGAGAGCTGGTCATGCCCGCTGCTCTGGGTGGGGGCGCAGATGTGCTGGTGACCTCGGTTTCCACCGATACCAGGAGCTTGCTGGAGGGGTGTTTGTTTATCGCTCTGCGCGGTGACCATTTTGATGGCCACGCCTTTGCCCCGGCAGCCGCGAAAAAGGGAGCGGCCTGCCTGATGCTTGACGAGCTGCCACAGGCCGGTGCCGACCTCGGCGTGCCGGTGGTTGTCGTGAAGGACACCCTGATCGGCCTGCAGCGTTTGGCCATGTGGTACCGGCGGCAGTTGGATGTCCGTGTGATCGGCATCACCGGATCGAACGGCAAGACATCCACCAAGGATTTCACCGCATCCGTGTTGACCCGGAAATTCAAGGTCAATGCCACCAGGGGGAATCTAAACAATCACATCGGCCTGCCTCTGAGTGTGCTTGCCACGGAGGAAATCGATCAGGTCTGTGTGTGGGAGATGGGCATGAACCATGCTGGTGAGATTGCACCACTGTGCGAGATCGCAGCACCTGACATCGGTATCATCACCAACATCGGCACCGCACATATTGAATTTCTCGGCACCCGCGAGGGGATTGCGGAGGAAAAGGGAGCCCTTGCCCGCGCCCTGCCTGAACAAGGGACACTCATCGTCCCCGCCACCTGCGATTTTGTCGACTACTTGATTCAACGCACTCCGGCCAAGGTAATCGTTGCCGGCAATGGCCGGGGGGCCGTGCGAGCCGAGGAGTTGAAAATGACGGAGACCGGCTCGGCCTTTAAGCTCTGCATCGATGGCCAGGATGACGTGGCAGTGGAGATTCCTGTGAGTGGCAGGCACATGGTCAACAATGCCCTGTTAGCTGCTGCGGCGGGCTACTCCCTTGGGATGGACTCAGCTGAGATCGCCGCGGGCTTGAATGCCGCAGTGCTGACAAGCGGTCGGCTTCGTCGTTATGTTTCCAATGGGATCACCGTGATCGATGACACCTACAATGCCAACCCCGACTCCGTGGCCGCAGCCATTGAAACCCTGTCCGAGCTGCCGGTGAATAACGGAGCACGCCGTGTGGTGGTTCTCGGCATGATGGCTGAGCTTGGAGTGCATGCGGATGCCGAACACCTGCGGATCGGTAGGCTGGCGGCCGGTAAAAACCTTCAAGTCGTCACCGTGGGCGCCGGGGTTGATAAAATCCACCAGGGTGCCAGCGAGCTGGTTGAGACCGCCAAGCAGTTCGGCGACGCCGATTCCGCCGCCGCATGGCTCAAGGATTTTTGCAGGGAAGGGGACAACGTGCTCTTCAAAGGAAGCCGTATGGCTGGCATGGAAAACGTGATGCACCGAGCATTTCCTCAGAACTAA
- the murD gene encoding UDP-N-acetylmuramoyl-L-alanine--D-glutamate ligase, protein MDLNNKHVIILGAGASGQAAAALAQAHGADVSVHDARQQIAGMPEGVKLVPNATVATGEASRCDLLVLSPGIDGTTDFVKAYQRNAGEMIGEVEFGYRYYQGRIVAITGTNGKTTTTELVDRILNHCGISCLPCGNYGDPFSSLPLLEEPPTAAALEVSSFQLESIRDFHPDVVIWLNFSADHMDRYPTIEAYKQAKLRVFENLTGDDHVIIRAGEEVGKINGMVSTFSTEADADYTLNDGWICQGDNKIIDLSITRLRGLHNAENVMAAFAACAALGVQAADANEALRGFAPPLHRCELVRTLDGVEYINDSKATNLHALDSALRSQGRPVVLIAGGKQKGLDYTELLPRLQATTKGIVVFGEIARQLADTFASISNNITTVIASTLEEAVTTARSMAEHGDTILFSPGTSSFDMFTGYEERGDCFRRIVKELK, encoded by the coding sequence ATGGACCTTAACAACAAACATGTCATCATTCTCGGTGCCGGCGCAAGTGGCCAGGCAGCGGCCGCGCTTGCGCAGGCCCACGGTGCGGATGTGTCTGTGCATGATGCACGCCAGCAGATCGCCGGTATGCCGGAGGGGGTGAAGCTGGTGCCGAACGCCACCGTGGCCACAGGGGAGGCGAGCCGTTGTGATTTGTTGGTCCTCTCACCGGGAATCGATGGCACGACTGATTTTGTCAAGGCATACCAAAGGAATGCCGGTGAAATGATCGGTGAAGTGGAGTTCGGTTACCGCTACTACCAAGGCCGTATCGTAGCCATCACCGGGACCAATGGGAAAACAACCACCACTGAACTGGTCGACCGTATCCTGAACCACTGCGGTATTTCCTGCCTCCCCTGCGGCAACTACGGTGATCCGTTTTCCTCCCTGCCTCTGCTCGAGGAACCTCCCACCGCAGCAGCCCTTGAGGTGAGTTCCTTCCAGCTCGAAAGCATCAGGGATTTTCACCCTGACGTCGTCATCTGGTTGAATTTCTCAGCGGATCATATGGATCGTTATCCGACGATTGAAGCCTACAAACAGGCGAAACTCCGCGTGTTTGAAAACCTAACCGGGGATGATCACGTCATCATCCGTGCAGGTGAGGAGGTGGGTAAGATCAACGGGATGGTCAGCACGTTTTCCACGGAGGCCGATGCCGACTACACATTAAATGATGGCTGGATATGCCAGGGCGACAACAAAATCATCGATCTGTCCATCACCCGTCTCCGTGGCCTTCACAATGCGGAGAATGTGATGGCTGCCTTTGCCGCGTGTGCCGCCCTCGGTGTGCAAGCAGCGGATGCCAACGAGGCACTGCGTGGCTTCGCACCCCCGCTCCACCGCTGTGAACTGGTGCGCACGCTCGATGGTGTCGAGTACATCAATGATTCCAAAGCCACCAATCTGCACGCACTCGATAGTGCGCTGCGCTCGCAAGGCCGGCCGGTTGTCCTCATCGCTGGTGGAAAGCAGAAAGGACTCGATTATACCGAGCTGCTCCCCCGGCTGCAAGCCACCACCAAGGGGATTGTGGTGTTTGGTGAGATCGCCCGACAGCTTGCCGACACCTTCGCATCCATTTCCAACAACATCACCACAGTGATCGCCTCTACCCTTGAAGAGGCTGTGACAACGGCCAGATCCATGGCCGAACATGGTGACACCATACTTTTCTCTCCGGGGACATCATCCTTCGATATGTTCACCGGATATGAAGAACGCGGCGACTGCTTCCGCCGTATCGTCAAAGAACTGAAGTAA
- a CDS encoding LysM peptidoglycan-binding domain-containing protein codes for MKKTIQTKRNNPASSNYRVLYAKTGRKRRLNASTTAAVDPHVELESDVPNIGIGRALLVILVLHIMAIAAIYVHSTFFGNEGDNTANQGQQPPSSQPVAAVAAASTDVPEPVATPAPPVPTPAAAPVHTDPESERYIVVTGDTYMRIAKARNVDEQALRALNSNRPLRAGVVLDLPAELSSRPVDPTPRAEPPSVAVIDGDRNPAKKPPFKAVDRADELDVSNAPKAIVVKPNRPAPVVATGVTDSGQRYTIKSGDTLWRISNRFKVSRDAILKLNGIKDPNKLYAGREIKIPAK; via the coding sequence ATGAAAAAAACCATCCAAACCAAAAGAAACAACCCAGCTAGTTCCAACTACCGGGTCCTCTATGCCAAGACTGGCCGCAAACGTAGGCTGAATGCATCTACGACTGCCGCTGTCGATCCACACGTTGAGCTTGAATCCGATGTGCCTAACATCGGGATCGGTCGAGCTCTTCTGGTCATCCTGGTCCTGCACATCATGGCTATCGCCGCCATTTATGTACACAGCACATTTTTTGGGAATGAAGGAGATAACACCGCGAACCAAGGCCAGCAACCACCGTCCAGCCAGCCCGTGGCCGCCGTGGCCGCCGCTTCGACGGATGTCCCTGAGCCCGTAGCCACACCCGCTCCTCCCGTGCCAACGCCAGCTGCGGCACCGGTTCACACAGACCCGGAATCCGAGCGCTATATCGTTGTCACCGGTGACACCTATATGCGTATCGCCAAAGCCCGCAACGTTGATGAGCAAGCCCTGAGGGCACTCAACAGCAACCGACCACTGCGCGCCGGTGTAGTCCTCGATCTCCCCGCCGAGCTCTCGTCCCGGCCTGTGGACCCTACTCCAAGAGCTGAACCACCCAGCGTGGCAGTAATTGATGGAGACCGCAACCCAGCGAAAAAGCCACCCTTCAAAGCCGTGGACCGTGCTGATGAGTTGGATGTGAGCAACGCGCCCAAGGCTATCGTAGTCAAACCCAATCGTCCGGCACCCGTTGTTGCAACGGGAGTCACCGATAGTGGACAACGTTACACGATCAAGAGTGGTGATACTCTGTGGCGTATCTCCAATCGCTTCAAAGTGTCACGTGATGCGATCTTGAAGCTCAACGGCATCAAAGACCCTAACAAGCTTTATGCGGGTAGGGAGATAAAGATTCCTGCCAAATAA
- a CDS encoding penicillin-binding protein 2, with the protein MNPAVFHRRCLFLCLTFVVGLSGLSARLIYLQVVKATDYAKKSDRVSVRKQILKANRGCIVDCNNQLVARNIPRARLALDKKLLRDIGPATHSLANKELRETPEWQHWDLATRNRKIKARASKLKNEMQADVIIEQHIAHVINIFARPLGMHPHELRERMKLENEKQMYVVIKPDLSEDDADKLMELAREYSILHTFVFEEWQKRWYVMPTMASAIIGYVGEDENDAKNVVKGRAGIERKMNEIMAGRDGFVVTHRDKFELLAVAKPQTIRPPAHGLNVQLTLDMGMQSILEEELDAGLAEFKAQKGTIILMDPNTGAILAMASRPTYNLNTRENIAENGFDFATQAIYEPGSTFKIISTAGALDQGLVSPGTRIFCHHARYQVGSVKVPDHHPYGMLSVEEVLAKSSNIGAYKIALQLGRQKFFNYLHDFGFGAKTNILMAGESAGVVRDTGNPTDFSRVSYGYAVSVTPLQVACAYSAIANGGTLLEPQLLKSVMANNGAIIRKFKPKPVRRVIKESTAQKMRRALATVVDVKGTASRAKVDGFKVAGKTGTTVKINPGGGYLPGRYTVSFAGMMPAEKPAFVCVVVVDDPQTTEVKRYGGTIAAPIFAKVATRIANRMGLEPTEPIDPDSATQPLAQTSH; encoded by the coding sequence GTGAACCCAGCCGTCTTTCATCGTCGTTGCCTCTTTCTCTGCCTGACCTTTGTGGTCGGGCTGAGTGGGTTATCGGCGCGCCTCATCTACCTCCAGGTGGTCAAGGCGACGGACTATGCCAAAAAGTCGGACCGGGTCTCGGTGCGGAAACAAATCCTGAAGGCGAACCGCGGCTGCATCGTTGACTGCAACAACCAGCTCGTGGCCCGCAACATTCCACGTGCCCGGCTCGCCCTGGACAAGAAACTCCTGCGTGACATTGGCCCTGCCACACACTCCCTGGCGAACAAAGAACTCCGCGAGACCCCGGAATGGCAACATTGGGACCTGGCTACGCGCAACAGGAAAATCAAAGCCCGTGCGAGCAAGCTGAAAAATGAAATGCAGGCGGATGTGATCATCGAACAACACATCGCCCATGTCATCAATATTTTCGCACGCCCGTTGGGAATGCACCCACACGAGCTTCGTGAGCGAATGAAGCTTGAAAACGAGAAGCAGATGTATGTGGTGATCAAGCCTGACCTATCAGAGGATGATGCTGATAAACTCATGGAGCTTGCACGCGAGTATTCCATTCTGCATACCTTCGTTTTTGAAGAGTGGCAAAAACGTTGGTATGTCATGCCAACGATGGCGTCTGCGATCATCGGCTATGTGGGCGAGGATGAGAATGATGCCAAAAACGTAGTCAAAGGCAGGGCAGGGATTGAGAGGAAGATGAACGAAATCATGGCCGGTCGGGATGGCTTTGTGGTCACCCACCGTGACAAGTTTGAGTTGCTCGCTGTGGCCAAACCACAAACAATCCGGCCTCCGGCACATGGCTTGAATGTGCAGCTCACCCTTGATATGGGGATGCAGAGCATTCTTGAGGAGGAGCTCGATGCAGGGCTTGCCGAGTTCAAGGCGCAGAAGGGGACGATCATCCTTATGGATCCTAACACGGGTGCCATTCTTGCCATGGCAAGCCGCCCGACCTATAACCTGAACACCCGGGAAAATATTGCCGAGAACGGATTCGACTTTGCCACCCAGGCCATCTACGAGCCGGGCTCCACCTTCAAGATCATCTCAACCGCAGGTGCCCTCGACCAGGGTTTGGTGAGTCCGGGAACCCGGATATTTTGCCACCACGCCAGGTATCAGGTAGGCAGTGTGAAGGTTCCCGACCACCACCCGTACGGTATGTTGAGCGTCGAGGAGGTGTTGGCAAAATCCAGTAACATCGGAGCGTATAAAATTGCGCTGCAACTCGGGCGGCAGAAGTTTTTCAACTACCTGCACGACTTCGGGTTCGGTGCCAAAACCAACATCCTCATGGCTGGCGAAAGTGCCGGTGTGGTGCGTGACACGGGTAACCCGACCGACTTCTCACGCGTTTCCTACGGCTATGCTGTTAGTGTCACCCCGCTTCAAGTCGCCTGCGCCTACTCAGCCATTGCCAACGGTGGCACACTGCTGGAACCCCAGCTTCTGAAATCGGTGATGGCAAACAACGGGGCGATCATCCGGAAATTCAAACCCAAGCCAGTGCGCCGTGTGATCAAGGAGTCCACGGCCCAAAAAATGCGCCGTGCGCTCGCCACGGTGGTCGATGTCAAAGGTACGGCCAGCCGGGCCAAGGTTGATGGCTTCAAAGTTGCCGGCAAGACCGGAACCACCGTCAAAATCAACCCCGGCGGTGGCTACCTGCCTGGTCGTTATACCGTTTCCTTCGCCGGGATGATGCCTGCCGAGAAACCGGCATTCGTTTGTGTCGTCGTCGTTGATGACCCGCAGACCACGGAGGTGAAACGCTACGGCGGAACCATCGCGGCTCCCATTTTCGCCAAGGTCGCCACCCGCATTGCCAACCGTATGGGTTTGGAGCCCACCGAACCCATCGACCCCGACTCGGCCACCCAACCACTCGCTCAAACGAGCCATTAA
- a CDS encoding cell division protein FtsW, with the protein MGRKNAVFICLAVTALVTLGLVMLTSTSVWDDEVDGYALVKKQATFIALGLIGAVFISSFDYKKIRPYWVPLLVGSCVLLCLCYLPGIGQSIKGESRWIKVPGLPQFQPSELAKIFVIMGLAAWYAHFQTEGRTFLKGFVWPSALLGVPVVLIFFEKDMGTAMALGLSGVVVMYVAGARLPYLGTAAGTALVGMAFVVWKNPERMGRVMALFDLESEEYRLGDGYQQLHGLYAFANGGVDGTGLGNGVEKHGYLPEAHTDFIFPAIGEELGLWFTLGSVFCFVLIVVYGIAIALHARDIFGRLLAVGLTSIIVVPAMMNIGVCTAVLPNTGLPLPFISYGGTNMLFTLFAVGMLISIHRQTTFVTRAELPVINEKKQCLRI; encoded by the coding sequence ATGGGACGTAAGAACGCCGTATTCATTTGCCTGGCTGTCACCGCCTTGGTGACGCTGGGCCTTGTGATGCTTACGAGTACCAGCGTCTGGGATGACGAGGTGGATGGCTATGCCCTGGTCAAAAAACAGGCCACGTTCATAGCTCTTGGCCTCATCGGGGCGGTATTCATTTCCTCTTTCGATTATAAAAAAATCCGGCCCTACTGGGTGCCTCTGTTAGTTGGCTCATGCGTGCTGCTCTGTCTGTGTTACCTCCCGGGAATCGGGCAAAGCATCAAGGGTGAGTCGCGGTGGATCAAGGTGCCGGGTTTGCCGCAGTTCCAGCCGTCGGAGTTAGCCAAGATCTTCGTAATCATGGGACTCGCGGCATGGTATGCGCATTTCCAGACGGAAGGCCGGACGTTTCTCAAGGGCTTTGTCTGGCCATCGGCACTGTTAGGGGTGCCCGTGGTGCTGATCTTCTTTGAAAAAGACATGGGCACAGCCATGGCATTGGGTTTGTCCGGGGTGGTTGTGATGTACGTGGCGGGTGCCAGACTACCGTATCTGGGGACCGCCGCCGGCACGGCGTTGGTAGGTATGGCCTTTGTGGTTTGGAAGAACCCGGAACGGATGGGGCGCGTGATGGCCTTGTTTGACCTCGAGTCAGAGGAATACCGGTTAGGCGACGGATACCAGCAGCTCCACGGCCTCTATGCATTTGCAAACGGCGGTGTGGATGGCACCGGGCTTGGAAATGGCGTCGAGAAACACGGGTACCTGCCGGAGGCGCATACCGACTTTATTTTCCCCGCCATCGGTGAGGAACTCGGGCTTTGGTTTACCCTCGGGAGTGTGTTCTGTTTTGTCTTGATCGTCGTTTATGGTATTGCGATTGCCCTGCACGCGCGGGATATCTTCGGCAGGTTGTTAGCTGTCGGACTGACCAGCATCATCGTGGTTCCCGCGATGATGAACATCGGCGTTTGCACCGCCGTGCTGCCGAACACGGGATTGCCGCTCCCCTTTATCAGTTATGGTGGCACCAACATGCTGTTTACCCTTTTTGCCGTGGGGATGTTGATTTCCATCCACCGCCAGACCACCTTTGTGACCCGGGCAGAGTTGCCGGTGATCAATGAGAAGAAGCAGTGTTTGCGGATCTGA
- the rsmH gene encoding 16S rRNA (cytosine(1402)-N(4))-methyltransferase RsmH has translation MESNTNKSPQASYHIPVLLDEVIDCMAPGKGKTIVDGTLGGGGHTEAMLKAGARVIGVDQDEQAHAFANERLQPYTDHFTPLRGNFGDLPRLLADAGVGKVDGILIDIGVSSWQLDDAGRGFSFGKDGPLDMRMDRSGGKTAADLVNTCSEEDLRTMFYEYGEERAGGKIAKRIVERRASEPFVTTTGLADFIASILPRAKGPSGKIHPATRVFQAIRIAVNDELGVLRRFLENAGQLLNPGGRLLVITFHSLEDRMVKQFFKHASQSHIDRKEWPEPRPNPGYQYRLVTRRPITAGDAEIRRNKRSRSAKLRVVEKI, from the coding sequence ATGGAATCTAATACAAACAAGTCACCCCAAGCAAGCTATCACATCCCGGTCCTGTTGGATGAGGTGATCGACTGCATGGCGCCGGGAAAAGGAAAAACCATCGTCGATGGAACCCTTGGCGGCGGTGGCCACACCGAGGCGATGCTCAAGGCCGGCGCCCGGGTGATCGGGGTGGACCAGGATGAGCAGGCCCATGCTTTTGCCAATGAGCGGCTTCAGCCATACACGGACCACTTTACGCCGCTGCGTGGTAACTTTGGCGATCTTCCCCGCCTGCTCGCTGATGCGGGTGTTGGGAAAGTGGACGGCATCCTGATCGATATCGGGGTTTCCTCATGGCAGCTGGATGATGCAGGCCGCGGCTTTTCCTTTGGCAAGGACGGCCCCCTCGACATGCGTATGGATCGCTCCGGTGGCAAAACGGCCGCCGACCTGGTGAATACCTGTTCAGAGGAAGATCTCAGGACCATGTTCTATGAGTATGGCGAAGAACGGGCCGGTGGTAAGATCGCAAAGCGGATCGTCGAGCGCCGTGCAAGCGAACCATTTGTAACCACCACCGGTCTCGCCGATTTCATCGCCTCCATTCTGCCCCGCGCAAAGGGACCAAGTGGTAAGATCCACCCCGCCACCCGTGTTTTCCAAGCCATCCGGATTGCGGTCAACGACGAACTCGGCGTGCTCCGTCGATTTCTGGAAAATGCAGGCCAGCTATTGAACCCCGGTGGCCGACTGCTGGTTATCACCTTCCACAGCCTCGAAGACCGGATGGTGAAGCAGTTTTTCAAACACGCATCCCAGTCACACATCGACCGCAAAGAGTGGCCCGAGCCGCGCCCCAATCCCGGCTACCAGTATAGGCTGGTCACACGCCGCCCGATTACCGCGGGTGATGCGGAGATCCGGCGCAATAAACGTTCCCGCAGTGCCAAGCTGAGGGTAGTGGAGAAAATCTAA
- the mraY gene encoding phospho-N-acetylmuramoyl-pentapeptide-transferase, which translates to MLYWIYEYWLEQLKAGAEWADTMSFLRLFGYVTVRAGIACMMTFILSVAYGPWVIRKLVSLKVGQPIRSAEEVHKLNELHGGKAGTPTMGGVMILGTVLIAVLLCGRPLNPFVAVTTCVMLALGLLGFMDDYTKVKLKSSDGVSGKTKLFWQFVIGCVAATFLFFKTRDMGYTLVDTPMKISEITFPLFKQSLFDMGYLYIPFFAVIVVGCSNAVNLTDGLDGLATGCTITVALSYAVIAYVAGHAYMAKEYLFIPFNTHVVELSVFLMALVGAGFGFLWHNCHPAKVFMGDTGSLAIGGALATAAICAKQELLLVIIGWVFVMEALSVILQVASFKTTGKRIFAMSPIHHHFELRGWHESQVIIRFWIISIFSGLVGIAILKIV; encoded by the coding sequence ATGTTATACTGGATTTACGAATACTGGCTTGAGCAACTTAAAGCGGGTGCCGAATGGGCGGATACCATGAGCTTCCTCAGGCTGTTTGGATACGTTACGGTACGCGCCGGAATCGCATGTATGATGACATTCATCCTCAGTGTTGCCTATGGACCATGGGTGATACGCAAGCTGGTTTCACTCAAGGTCGGCCAGCCGATCCGCAGCGCCGAGGAGGTGCATAAACTCAACGAGCTACACGGTGGCAAGGCTGGAACGCCTACAATGGGGGGCGTCATGATCCTGGGAACCGTGTTGATCGCGGTGCTGCTCTGCGGTCGCCCCCTCAATCCCTTTGTCGCTGTCACCACCTGCGTGATGCTGGCTCTCGGATTGCTTGGGTTTATGGACGACTACACCAAGGTGAAGCTCAAGAGCTCCGATGGGGTGAGTGGCAAAACCAAGCTGTTCTGGCAGTTTGTCATCGGTTGTGTGGCCGCGACCTTCCTCTTTTTCAAAACCAGGGACATGGGGTATACTCTCGTGGATACCCCGATGAAGATCAGTGAGATCACGTTCCCCCTCTTTAAGCAGTCGCTTTTTGATATGGGGTATTTATACATCCCGTTTTTTGCCGTCATCGTGGTGGGCTGCTCAAATGCGGTCAACCTGACCGACGGCCTCGATGGATTGGCCACTGGCTGCACGATCACCGTGGCTCTTTCCTACGCTGTCATCGCCTATGTTGCTGGGCACGCCTACATGGCGAAGGAATATCTGTTTATCCCGTTTAATACCCATGTGGTGGAGCTTTCGGTCTTTCTGATGGCTCTCGTAGGTGCCGGGTTCGGTTTCCTCTGGCATAACTGTCATCCGGCAAAAGTCTTTATGGGGGATACCGGCTCACTCGCCATTGGTGGCGCACTGGCCACGGCGGCCATCTGTGCCAAACAGGAACTCCTGCTCGTGATCATTGGCTGGGTTTTTGTCATGGAAGCCCTCTCGGTGATCCTTCAGGTCGCCAGCTTTAAAACGACCGGAAAACGCATCTTCGCGATGTCGCCCATCCATCACCACTTCGAACTGCGCGGATGGCATGAAAGCCAGGTCATCATCCGGTTCTGGATTATTTCCATCTTCAGCGGGCTGGTCGGAATCGCCATTCTAAAAATTGTCTAA